From the genome of Vicia villosa cultivar HV-30 ecotype Madison, WI linkage group LG2, Vvil1.0, whole genome shotgun sequence, one region includes:
- the LOC131652750 gene encoding bidirectional sugar transporter SWEET6b-like: MVKQSLARNIVGIIGNVISFGLFFSPAPTFYGIIKKKSVEEFKPDPYLATLLNCAFWVFYGMPFVRPNSTLVYTINGIGIVFEVVYLTIFYIYTTNKARKKLVLYLFIEAIFFAAIVLITMLAVHGTTKRSLIVGVICDIFNIMMYVSPLTIMAKVIKTKSVRYMPFWLSVANFLNGLCWTTYALLPPFDIYVLISNSIGAVSGLVQLILYACYCSCNGENIEEDDHEMKPTSIHEISSSERDRA; the protein is encoded by the exons ATGGTGAAACAATCATTAGCTCGTAACATAGTTGGAATCATAG GCAATGTGATCTCTTTCGGCTTGTTTTTCTCACCAGC TCCAACTTTCTATGGAATTATAAAGAAAAAGTCGGTGGAAGAGTTTAAGCCAGATCCATACTTAGCAACATTGTTGAATTGTGCATTTTGGGTATTTTATGGAATGCCTTTTGTTCGTCCGAATAGCACTTTAGTCTATACCATCAATGGTATTGGAATTGTATTTGAGGTCGTCTATCTTACCATATTTTACATATATACCACTAATAAAGCAAGA AAAAAACTAGTGCTTTATCTTTTTATTGAGGCTATTTTCTTTGCCGCCATTGTTCTTATTACAATGTTGGCAGTGCATGGCACTACAAAAAGGTCTTTAATTGTTGGTGTTATATGTGATATCTTCAACATAATGATGTATGTGTCTCCTCTTACAATCATG GCAAAGGTTATAAAAACTAAGAGTGTGAGATATATGCCATTTTGGCTCTCTGTTGCTAACTTTCTCAATGGCTTGTGTTGGACAACATATGCTCTTCTTCCCCCCTTTGATATTTATGTCTTG ATAAGCAATAGTATTGGAGCAGTTTCTGGACTTGTTCAGCTCATTCTATATGCTTGCTATTGTTCTTGCAATGGTGAAAacattgaagaagatgatcatgaGATGAAACCAACTAGTATTCATGAAATCTCTTCTAGTGAAAGAGATAGAGCATGA